In one Rugosibacter aromaticivorans genomic region, the following are encoded:
- the dprA gene encoding DNA-processing protein DprA: protein MRNSPWSLATRRIRPEHHVIFPVGYTMNEVERVALASWLRLTHVPGVGNGARRALLKAFGLPGAIFAASHAALAAVVGPALAERVQSPEPTAAIEAALAWVEQPGNHLLTLADAEYPPSLLTADDPPLVLYVRGRLELLAQPMFAVVGSRNATAQGERDAEAFAAALGQAGLTVVSGLALGIDAAAHRGGLSTTAGTVAIIGTGADRLYPARNEALAREIVANGVILSEFALGTPALAANFPRRNRLIAGLGLGCLVVEAAPKSGSLITARLAAEAGRDVFAIPGSIHSPLARGCHQLIRQGAKLVESAQDILEELRWSRTPTEKAGTPRVFPSGRAGETAIKANESEEQVLTLLGRTPCDLDTLATRSDLTPAALLAILLPLELVGRVAQLPGGLYQRLD, encoded by the coding sequence GTGCGCAACAGCCCGTGGTCGTTGGCGACGCGGCGCATACGCCCTGAACATCACGTCATATTTCCTGTGGGCTACACGATGAATGAAGTGGAGCGTGTGGCGCTGGCGAGCTGGCTGCGCTTAACGCATGTGCCCGGCGTGGGTAATGGCGCGCGGAGGGCATTGCTCAAGGCGTTTGGGTTGCCTGGAGCAATTTTCGCTGCCAGCCATGCAGCACTTGCTGCTGTGGTGGGACCTGCGTTAGCCGAGCGGGTGCAAAGCCCTGAGCCAACGGCGGCTATTGAGGCGGCGCTGGCGTGGGTCGAGCAGCCAGGTAATCATCTACTCACCCTGGCAGACGCGGAATATCCGCCCAGCTTATTAACAGCGGACGACCCTCCGTTAGTGCTGTACGTGCGCGGGCGTTTGGAACTGCTTGCGCAGCCCATGTTTGCCGTGGTCGGTAGCCGCAACGCCACCGCACAAGGCGAGCGCGACGCCGAGGCGTTTGCAGCGGCCTTAGGCCAGGCTGGACTGACGGTGGTAAGCGGGTTGGCGTTAGGGATTGACGCCGCTGCGCACCGGGGTGGTCTAAGCACGACGGCCGGAACGGTGGCGATCATCGGCACGGGGGCTGATCGCTTGTATCCGGCGCGTAATGAAGCGTTGGCCCGCGAAATTGTGGCAAACGGGGTGATTTTGAGTGAATTTGCGTTGGGTACGCCCGCGCTGGCGGCCAACTTTCCACGCCGTAATCGGCTGATCGCTGGCCTGGGGTTGGGCTGTCTGGTGGTTGAAGCCGCGCCTAAAAGCGGTTCGCTCATTACCGCACGTCTAGCGGCTGAAGCTGGGCGTGACGTGTTTGCCATTCCCGGTTCGATCCACTCGCCCCTCGCACGCGGATGCCACCAATTGATTCGTCAAGGCGCGAAACTGGTTGAATCAGCGCAGGACATTCTGGAAGAGTTGCGCTGGAGCCGCACGCCAACTGAAAAAGCCGGCACCCCAAGGGTATTTCCCTCGGGGCGGGCTGGTGAGACGGCGATAAAAGCAAATGAAAGCGAAGAGCAGGTGCTTACTTTATTGGGCCGCACACCCTGTGATCTGGACACCTTGGCCACCCGCAGTGACTTGACGCCGGCGGCACTTCTTGCCATCCTGTTACCATTGGAACTTGTCGGCCGTGTTGCGCAGCTGCCCGGCGGCCTCTATCAGCGATTGGACTGA
- a CDS encoding LysM peptidoglycan-binding domain-containing protein translates to MHRIISVLLCCISTTLVYAQPTESLALADGAPERYTVVRGDTLWGLSSKYLKDPYRWPALWRMNAQEVKNPHWIYPGQILVLDKSGREPRLTIATGKTEKLSPREYIEPANKAIPAIPPQDIEPFLSQPLVVDKASMEGALRVIGLQDNRVIAGAGDTIYTTSAAAATGSAATGPTWQVFRAGKPLNDPETKETLGFEALYIGTARMTTQGEVTSFRLLTTKEEVLAGDLLLPAPRMDVVSYTPHAPEQVIKARVLSIYGGVYYGGPQAVVVLNRGKKDGIEAGHVLVIDKAGVTLDDRYQGEKKTYTLPDARNGLVFVFRVFDRVAYALVMSAQQPVVVGDAAHTP, encoded by the coding sequence ATGCATCGCATTATATCTGTCCTACTCTGTTGTATTTCAACCACCTTAGTCTACGCCCAGCCTACCGAATCGCTGGCGCTTGCTGACGGTGCGCCAGAGCGGTACACCGTGGTGCGCGGGGATACGCTGTGGGGATTGTCGTCCAAATACCTGAAAGACCCTTACCGCTGGCCAGCATTATGGAGAATGAATGCGCAAGAGGTTAAAAATCCACACTGGATTTATCCGGGCCAGATTTTGGTGCTGGATAAAAGCGGGCGTGAACCACGGTTGACGATCGCTACCGGGAAAACTGAAAAACTATCGCCACGTGAGTATATCGAGCCTGCAAACAAGGCGATTCCGGCGATTCCTCCGCAAGACATTGAGCCTTTTTTATCGCAGCCTTTGGTGGTTGATAAAGCCAGCATGGAGGGCGCGCTACGCGTGATTGGCTTGCAGGATAATCGAGTTATTGCCGGTGCCGGCGATACGATTTACACAACATCGGCAGCGGCGGCTACCGGTTCGGCGGCTACGGGGCCTACGTGGCAAGTGTTTCGCGCGGGCAAACCCCTCAATGATCCCGAGACAAAAGAAACGCTGGGTTTTGAGGCGCTGTATATCGGCACTGCGCGTATGACGACGCAAGGCGAAGTGACGTCCTTTCGCTTGCTGACGACAAAAGAAGAAGTACTCGCTGGCGATTTGTTGTTGCCTGCCCCACGGATGGATGTGGTGAGCTATACCCCGCATGCCCCTGAGCAAGTGATTAAAGCGCGGGTGTTGTCAATTTATGGCGGGGTTTATTATGGTGGGCCGCAAGCGGTGGTAGTCTTGAATCGGGGAAAAAAAGACGGTATTGAGGCGGGCCATGTGCTGGTGATAGACAAGGCGGGCGTTACGTTGGATGACCGTTATCAAGGCGAGAAAAAAACCTACACCTTGCCCGATGCACGCAATGGCCTGGTGTTTGTTTTCCGTGTCTTTGATCGTGTCGCCTATGCTTTGGTGATGAGTGCGCAACAGCCCGTGGTCGTTGGCGACGCGGCGCATACGCCCTGA
- the def gene encoding peptide deformylase, translating into MALLPILRYPDPRLHKKATPITSIDDRIRKLAANMAETMYAAPGIGLAATQVDHHIRLIVIDVTDSKSKLQVFINPEIIDKSGACESEEGCLSVPGIYESVTRAEEVTVKALGLDGQAFELAADGLLAVCIQHEIDHLNGKVFVDYLSRLKQQRIKEKLVKQARATL; encoded by the coding sequence ATGGCCTTATTACCCATTTTGCGTTATCCCGACCCGCGCTTGCACAAAAAAGCGACCCCGATCACCTCGATTGACGATCGCATTCGCAAGCTAGCCGCCAACATGGCAGAAACCATGTATGCCGCACCCGGCATTGGTCTTGCGGCAACACAGGTAGATCATCATATTCGCCTGATTGTCATTGATGTCACCGATAGCAAATCCAAATTGCAGGTTTTTATCAACCCGGAAATAATTGATAAATCGGGTGCCTGCGAAAGTGAAGAAGGCTGCTTATCAGTGCCCGGCATTTACGAATCGGTCACCCGTGCCGAAGAAGTCACCGTCAAAGCATTGGGGCTAGACGGCCAAGCCTTCGAGCTCGCCGCAGACGGCTTATTGGCGGTGTGCATTCAGCATGAAATTGACCATCTGAATGGCAAGGTGTTCGTTGACTATCTTTCCCGTCTCAAACAACAGCGCATCAAGGAAAAACTCGTCAAGCAAGCGCGGGCCACGCTGTAA
- the fmt gene encoding methionyl-tRNA formyltransferase — MRIIFAGTPDFAAQALAAILAAGHDVPLVLTQPDRPAGRGLQLQPSAVKQLALAHSLPVFQPERLKDPATHEPMRAAFADVMVVVAYGLILPQAVLDIPRHGCLNIHASLLPRWRGAAPIQRAIEAGDKEAGVTIMQMEAGLDTGAMLLAEKLEIGAEETAGELHDRLSTLGARLIVAALAQRDALTPKPQSATGTTYAAKISKAEAQLDWTQPADVLARKIRAFNPFPGATLPLAGELIKVWRAEAVEGCGSPGQILAADADGIVIAASHGALRLIELQKPGGRRLTSADFLRGSPLLLE; from the coding sequence ATGCGGATAATTTTCGCCGGCACGCCGGATTTTGCCGCACAGGCGCTGGCGGCCATACTCGCGGCCGGACACGACGTGCCGCTAGTGCTCACTCAGCCCGATCGACCTGCTGGGCGGGGCTTGCAGCTACAGCCTTCAGCAGTTAAACAACTGGCCCTCGCGCACAGCCTGCCGGTGTTTCAACCCGAACGCCTGAAAGACCCGGCCACGCATGAACCGATGCGCGCCGCCTTTGCTGACGTGATGGTAGTGGTCGCCTATGGTCTGATTCTGCCGCAAGCCGTGCTGGATATTCCGCGCCACGGCTGCCTCAATATTCACGCCTCGCTCTTGCCGCGCTGGCGCGGTGCGGCACCGATTCAGCGCGCCATCGAAGCGGGGGATAAAGAGGCCGGCGTGACCATCATGCAAATGGAGGCCGGGCTGGATACCGGCGCCATGCTGCTGGCAGAAAAACTGGAAATCGGCGCTGAGGAGACGGCGGGCGAGCTGCATGACCGGCTGTCCACGCTCGGTGCACGCCTGATCGTCGCCGCGCTGGCGCAACGTGATGCGCTGACGCCCAAACCTCAGTCCGCAACGGGCACAACCTATGCCGCAAAAATCAGCAAAGCCGAAGCGCAGCTAGACTGGACACAGCCAGCCGATGTGCTGGCGCGCAAAATCCGCGCCTTCAATCCCTTTCCCGGTGCCACCCTGCCGCTGGCCGGCGAACTCATCAAGGTATGGCGTGCAGAAGCAGTGGAGGGCTGCGGCAGCCCCGGCCAGATTCTTGCGGCGGATGCAGATGGCATCGTCATCGCAGCCAGCCACGGCGCTTTACGCTTAATCGAGCTGCAAAAACCCGGTGGCCGCCGTCTCACCAGCGCCGACTTTTTACGCGGCAGCCCACTGCTTTTAGAATAA
- a CDS encoding urate hydroxylase PuuD: MSIIFQSLSRTVIAGIVILALLLFFVGNGLTNGVAHAIGLRWLHVGSGVMWIGLLWYFNFVQIPSMPKIPDEQKPAISKVIAPAALFWFRWSALATVVTGLLVAWNAHYLVQALTLADPARTIGIGMWLALLMAFNVWFIIWPNQKKALGIVVVEAAEKAKAARMAMLTSRFNTMLSVAMLYCMVAQQNGGL, from the coding sequence ATGTCTATCATTTTTCAATCGTTGAGCCGGACAGTGATTGCCGGTATTGTGATACTTGCCCTGCTGCTGTTTTTTGTGGGCAATGGGCTAACCAATGGTGTCGCGCACGCCATCGGCTTGCGTTGGTTGCATGTAGGCAGTGGGGTGATGTGGATTGGTTTGCTTTGGTATTTCAATTTTGTGCAAATCCCGTCCATGCCGAAAATTCCGGATGAGCAAAAGCCCGCCATCAGTAAAGTGATTGCCCCCGCCGCGTTGTTCTGGTTCCGTTGGTCGGCGCTGGCAACGGTGGTGACGGGTCTGCTGGTTGCTTGGAATGCCCATTATCTGGTGCAGGCACTGACTCTGGCCGATCCGGCGCGCACGATTGGTATTGGTATGTGGCTGGCGCTGCTGATGGCGTTCAATGTCTGGTTCATCATTTGGCCGAATCAGAAAAAAGCGCTGGGCATTGTGGTGGTCGAAGCGGCTGAAAAAGCCAAGGCAGCACGCATGGCCATGCTGACGTCGCGCTTTAACACGATGCTGTCTGTCGCCATGCTGTACTGCATGGTCGCCCAGCAAAACGGCGGCCTGTAA
- the htpX gene encoding zinc metalloprotease HtpX gives MFGNWLKTSILMAGITALFGAIGAMLGGAQGMLLALLLGGAMNVFSYWFSDKMVLRMYNAQEVDEASSPYLYNMVKELAARAELPMPRVYLIDEAQPNAFATGRNPEHAAVAATSGILNLLSARELRGVMAHELTHVKHRDILISTISATMAGAISMLANFAMFFGNRDSSGRSTNPLVGILVMILAPLAASLIQMAISRAREFEADRGGAEISGEPLALADALAKIDSYARGIPMATADAHPETAQMMIMNPLSGGGLRGLFSTHPATEERIARLRALVL, from the coding sequence ATGTTCGGCAACTGGTTAAAAACATCGATTCTGATGGCGGGAATTACAGCCTTGTTCGGTGCCATTGGCGCTATGCTGGGTGGCGCGCAAGGCATGTTGCTGGCGCTGTTGCTGGGCGGCGCGATGAATGTCTTTTCTTACTGGTTCTCTGACAAAATGGTGCTGCGCATGTATAACGCGCAAGAAGTCGATGAGGCCAGCTCGCCTTATTTGTACAACATGGTGAAAGAACTCGCGGCGCGCGCCGAATTGCCCATGCCGCGCGTCTATCTGATCGACGAGGCGCAGCCGAATGCCTTTGCCACGGGACGCAACCCCGAACATGCTGCCGTTGCCGCGACGTCCGGTATTTTGAACCTGCTCTCGGCGCGTGAGTTGCGCGGCGTCATGGCGCACGAGCTGACGCATGTGAAGCACCGCGACATTTTGATTTCCACGATCAGCGCCACCATGGCGGGGGCGATTTCGATGCTGGCCAATTTTGCCATGTTCTTTGGCAACCGCGACTCCTCGGGACGTTCAACCAATCCGCTGGTCGGCATTCTGGTGATGATCCTGGCCCCCTTGGCGGCCAGCCTGATTCAAATGGCGATTTCGCGTGCGCGTGAATTTGAGGCGGATCGTGGTGGCGCTGAAATTTCTGGCGAACCTTTAGCACTCGCTGACGCGCTGGCAAAAATCGATTCCTACGCGCGTGGCATTCCAATGGCAACGGCAGACGCACACCCGGAAACTGCACAGATGATGATCATGAATCCGCTCTCTGGCGGTGGTTTGCGCGGATTGTTTTCGACCCACCCGGCAACCGAAGAGCGCATTGCACGCTTGCGTGCCTTGGTGCTGTAG
- the rsmB gene encoding 16S rRNA (cytosine(967)-C(5))-methyltransferase RsmB: MTEQASRSAPLAAALLGAADLLAAVLSGRTLDAALAETALTKTPLTGPLRAAVMDLAYSTLRSFGREDFFLAQLMNKPVADVQIRCLLLITLNRLEARPEHAYAIVDQAVTVASRLAAGNFKGLVNGVLRNFLRRQDELLARAKENPVAHHQHPAWWITRLKKDHPHHWQAILAANNTHPPMTLRVNQRRITSADFSAQLTAAGLTTHAVGDAAWQLDKPVPIEQIPGFHEGLCSVQDAGAQRAALLLDVHPGQRVLDACAAPGGKAAHLLELADLQLLALDADAARAARITENLVRLGLLSDNVRVCTGDARTPTIWWNGQPFDRILADVPCSASGVVRRHPDAKWLRRVSDIEGFAVTQVRILDALWHTLASGGKMLYATCSLFAAENEEQVAAFIGRHADAQRLAIDGAPSVQLLPHADHDGFFYALLQKN; encoded by the coding sequence ATGACTGAACAAGCTTCCCGCTCTGCCCCTCTTGCGGCAGCCCTCCTGGGCGCGGCTGATCTCTTGGCCGCTGTCCTTTCCGGCCGCACGCTGGATGCCGCACTTGCCGAAACCGCACTTACCAAAACCCCGCTCACCGGCCCCTTGCGCGCGGCAGTGATGGATTTGGCCTATTCCACCTTGCGTAGCTTTGGCCGTGAGGATTTTTTTCTTGCGCAATTGATGAATAAACCTGTAGCTGATGTGCAGATACGCTGCTTGTTGTTAATTACACTCAATCGTCTGGAAGCTCGCCCGGAACACGCCTACGCGATTGTGGATCAAGCCGTCACTGTGGCATCGCGTTTGGCCGCAGGTAATTTCAAAGGCTTGGTAAATGGCGTGCTACGCAACTTTTTACGCCGTCAAGATGAACTACTAGCGCGTGCAAAAGAAAACCCCGTAGCGCACCACCAGCACCCAGCCTGGTGGATCACGCGACTGAAAAAAGATCATCCGCACCACTGGCAAGCCATTCTTGCTGCCAACAATACGCACCCTCCCATGACGCTGCGAGTCAATCAGCGCCGTATCACCAGCGCCGACTTTTCAGCGCAACTCACAGCCGCCGGATTAACCACGCACGCCGTGGGCGACGCGGCATGGCAACTCGATAAGCCCGTGCCGATAGAACAAATCCCCGGCTTTCACGAAGGCCTGTGCTCAGTGCAAGACGCCGGTGCCCAGCGTGCTGCACTGCTGCTGGATGTGCATCCCGGCCAGCGGGTGCTGGATGCGTGCGCTGCACCTGGCGGCAAGGCTGCGCATCTACTTGAGCTCGCCGACCTGCAACTGCTCGCGCTTGACGCCGACGCCGCACGCGCCGCACGAATCACGGAAAACCTTGTCCGCCTCGGCTTGCTCTCGGACAATGTTCGCGTGTGCACGGGTGACGCTCGCACGCCCACCATCTGGTGGAATGGCCAGCCGTTTGATCGCATTCTGGCCGATGTCCCCTGCTCAGCCTCTGGCGTCGTGCGGCGTCATCCAGATGCCAAATGGCTCCGTCGCGTCAGCGATATCGAGGGTTTCGCTGTCACGCAAGTCCGCATTCTTGACGCCCTCTGGCACACACTCGCTAGCGGTGGCAAAATGCTCTATGCCACCTGTTCTTTATTTGCTGCTGAAAATGAAGAACAGGTGGCCGCGTTTATCGGCCGTCATGCCGATGCCCAGCGCCTAGCCATTGATGGCGCGCCTTCCGTGCAGCTTTTGCCCCATGCCGACCATGACGGCTTTTTTTACGCGCTTCTGCAAAAAAATTAA
- a CDS encoding DUF4390 domain-containing protein has translation MTSLAAFMRPCLLLLSLFLLLPGFVSVVLAGSIEAQRASIASGEESYTLTAEFNIDLGRRLDDVVTHGIPLYFDFEAVLERPRKYWSNEHIATRNLTYRLSYHGLTRQYRVARVAQGAQEGSSSLYQSFNTLNEALRVLARVHALPLVERRAITPGETYIARVRLSLDHSQLPKPFQIDAITDNDWRIDAKTLQWQFTAPSTGAAP, from the coding sequence ATGACCTCACTTGCGGCCTTCATGCGTCCGTGCCTGCTGCTATTGTCACTCTTTCTGCTACTGCCCGGCTTCGTATCTGTGGTGCTCGCAGGCAGCATTGAAGCACAGCGGGCAAGCATTGCGTCAGGTGAGGAAAGTTACACACTCACCGCCGAATTCAACATTGATCTTGGCCGCCGCCTGGACGACGTTGTGACTCACGGCATCCCGCTTTACTTTGATTTTGAAGCGGTGCTCGAGCGGCCCAGAAAATACTGGAGCAACGAGCACATCGCCACGCGCAATCTGACCTATCGCCTGAGTTACCACGGGCTCACACGCCAATATCGCGTAGCTCGCGTAGCTCAAGGCGCCCAAGAAGGCAGTAGTAGTTTGTATCAAAGCTTCAACACGCTGAATGAGGCCTTGCGTGTTTTGGCGCGCGTCCATGCGCTACCCCTCGTTGAACGACGTGCTATCACTCCAGGCGAAACGTATATCGCCCGCGTGCGTTTATCGCTTGACCACAGCCAATTGCCCAAGCCATTTCAGATCGACGCCATCACCGACAACGACTGGCGCATCGACGCCAAAACCTTGCAGTGGCAATTTACCGCCCCCTCGACAGGGGCCGCTCCATGA
- a CDS encoding sensor histidine kinase, which yields MKLALILAAALAAVLLFLLAFTSGNTAFFAQYYPWLLAFNGLAALGMLVMVTVQLIRLRRDFKAGIFGARLKSRLLVMLALMAVLPGALVYAVSMQFAVNSIDSWFDVRVDQALEGGLELGRSVLDNLQDDLLEKTHRAALELGDGQTPPSQFNHLREQMDVDTATLLTLSGQVVTSSADDLHNLLPPLPSISQLRSARNGRGMAFVSEDNEGLMIRTLVPVVAHTTHLLEFEPRILQLTQRVPPAIAKNASNVEAGYRNYQELQLGRSGLKRIYTLTLTLTLMLALFAAVALAFLLAEHLAQPLLILAEGTRAVSAGDFTPRTIIETSDELGLLTRSFNNMTRQLSDARAEANLHREKTEAAQAYLESVLGNLSAGVLAFSPDLHLRAANRGALTILQDELVAFEKIPLADWPRHQALATAIIDRFTRYGEEWQQQLDLNHDNHAPQTLLIRGTALPTTGGGGFVVVFDDITRLISAQRSAAWAEVAQRLAHEIKNPLTPIQLSAERLQMKLSAALDGPSRALLERATNTIITQVEALKNMVNDFRDYARTPPPQRTVVNLRALVIDVLALYENTPIQFTVSPAHPEGIEKPVSLRESALGVPTFFNVLADANQLRQVLHNLFANAQDALANIARPRIDIRIEQDNHRVRLTLHDNGAGFSPQMLARAFEPYVTTKTKGTGLGLAIVKKIIDDHGGEIRLANHDGGGEVSLWLLIAGDKQTTTG from the coding sequence ATGAAGCTGGCGCTCATACTGGCGGCAGCTTTAGCGGCGGTGCTGCTTTTTTTGCTGGCATTCACCTCGGGCAACACTGCCTTCTTTGCGCAGTATTACCCCTGGCTGTTGGCATTTAATGGGCTCGCCGCACTGGGTATGCTGGTCATGGTCACTGTCCAACTCATCCGCTTGCGGCGCGACTTTAAAGCAGGCATTTTTGGCGCACGCCTCAAATCGCGCCTGCTGGTTATGCTGGCCTTGATGGCCGTGCTGCCGGGTGCGCTGGTGTATGCCGTCTCCATGCAATTTGCCGTTAACAGCATCGACTCCTGGTTTGATGTGCGGGTTGACCAGGCGTTAGAAGGCGGGCTGGAACTCGGCCGTAGCGTGCTCGATAATCTGCAAGACGATTTACTGGAAAAGACACACCGGGCCGCCTTGGAACTCGGCGATGGCCAGACGCCACCAAGTCAGTTCAACCATCTGCGCGAACAAATGGATGTCGACACTGCCACATTGCTGACGCTCTCCGGCCAGGTTGTCACCAGCAGTGCAGATGACTTGCACAACCTCTTGCCACCGCTGCCCAGCATCAGCCAACTACGCAGCGCACGCAACGGGCGCGGCATGGCGTTCGTTAGTGAAGATAACGAAGGCTTGATGATCCGCACCCTCGTACCGGTGGTTGCCCACACGACACATTTGCTCGAATTTGAACCACGCATTCTGCAATTGACCCAACGGGTTCCTCCGGCGATTGCTAAAAATGCCAGCAATGTTGAAGCCGGTTACCGCAATTATCAAGAACTGCAATTAGGACGCAGTGGCCTCAAGCGCATCTACACGCTGACCTTGACGCTCACCTTGATGTTGGCCTTGTTCGCAGCTGTAGCACTGGCGTTTCTTCTCGCAGAACACTTAGCGCAACCTCTGCTGATTCTGGCTGAGGGCACTCGCGCAGTCTCCGCGGGCGATTTCACCCCGCGCACCATCATTGAAACCTCCGATGAACTGGGGCTTTTGACACGTTCGTTCAACAACATGACCCGCCAATTAAGCGACGCCCGTGCAGAAGCCAATCTTCATCGGGAAAAAACCGAAGCCGCACAAGCCTATCTGGAAAGTGTGCTGGGCAATTTATCTGCGGGCGTGCTTGCTTTCAGCCCTGATCTTCATTTGCGCGCAGCGAATCGTGGGGCACTGACCATTTTGCAGGATGAACTGGTGGCATTTGAAAAAATACCGCTCGCTGACTGGCCGCGTCATCAAGCACTTGCTACCGCCATCATCGATCGCTTTACCCGGTACGGCGAAGAATGGCAGCAGCAACTCGACCTTAATCACGACAATCATGCACCGCAAACGCTGCTCATACGCGGTACTGCGCTACCTACCACCGGTGGTGGCGGGTTTGTCGTGGTGTTTGACGACATCACGCGCTTGATCTCGGCGCAACGCTCTGCCGCCTGGGCTGAAGTTGCGCAACGTCTGGCGCATGAAATAAAAAACCCGCTCACGCCCATTCAGCTATCTGCTGAACGGTTACAAATGAAGCTCAGCGCTGCGCTGGATGGTCCTTCCCGCGCGCTACTTGAACGCGCTACCAACACCATCATTACTCAAGTAGAAGCGCTAAAAAACATGGTTAATGATTTTCGCGATTACGCCCGCACACCACCCCCACAGCGCACCGTGGTGAATTTACGTGCGCTGGTTATCGATGTGCTGGCCCTGTACGAAAATACACCGATCCAATTCACCGTATCACCAGCGCACCCCGAAGGTATCGAGAAGCCAGTCTCTTTGCGGGAAAGTGCCCTTGGGGTGCCGACTTTTTTTAATGTTCTCGCCGATGCCAATCAGCTGCGCCAAGTGCTGCACAATCTATTCGCCAATGCGCAAGATGCGTTGGCGAATATCGCCCGGCCGCGCATCGATATTCGCATCGAACAAGACAACCACCGCGTGCGTCTCACCCTGCACGATAACGGCGCAGGCTTTTCACCCCAAATGCTGGCACGCGCGTTTGAACCCTATGTAACCACCAAAACCAAGGGCACGGGCTTGGGCTTGGCGATTGTGAAAAAAATCATTGATGACCACGGCGGAGAAATCCGCCTGGCCAACCACGATGGCGGCGGTGAAGTCAGCTTGTGGCTGCTGATCGCTGGTGATAAACAGACAACCACAGGATAG
- a CDS encoding sigma-54-dependent transcriptional regulator, with protein sequence MSKILIVDDEIGIRELLSEILRDEGYDVVLAENAASAKVARAGAQPDLILLDIWMPEVDGISLLKEWAAHGQLNVPVVMMSGHATIDTAVEATRIGALDFLEKPIGMQKLLQTVKKSLERGSRKHRSGLSLAAFTRPGALRDLKRRFEQLLSSSPLLLLRSAPGGIVELVALTAQAANKPLLDLSNEVEPLELEKLESLADGLLWCEELARLNRLQQKNLCFAAERLTKYRLRLVVGTTHDAASLVTHGWEESDVNRLFESVLGVPALAELKEEVPDIATHLLSFLAEEEAVPLRRFSTGALNTLRHHSWAEGYPALRAAVKSLAVAALSEEISAEEVRQLLAPAGEPGQLRQQLAPEIIQQPLREAREAFERIYFGHHLAQVDGNMVRLAEKTGLERTHLYRKLKDLGLR encoded by the coding sequence ATGTCAAAAATACTCATAGTCGATGATGAAATTGGCATTCGCGAGTTGCTCTCAGAAATTCTTCGCGATGAAGGCTATGACGTTGTGCTCGCAGAAAATGCTGCCAGCGCCAAAGTAGCGCGCGCTGGGGCGCAACCCGATTTGATCCTCCTCGATATCTGGATGCCAGAAGTCGACGGCATCAGTCTGCTCAAAGAATGGGCGGCTCATGGCCAGCTCAATGTGCCCGTGGTGATGATGTCCGGCCATGCCACGATTGATACAGCAGTAGAAGCCACGCGCATCGGCGCGCTGGATTTTCTGGAAAAGCCCATCGGCATGCAAAAGCTGTTGCAGACCGTAAAAAAATCGCTCGAGCGGGGCAGCCGAAAACACCGCAGCGGGCTATCGCTCGCGGCCTTTACCCGCCCCGGTGCGTTGCGTGATTTAAAACGGCGCTTCGAGCAATTGCTCTCCAGCAGCCCTTTGCTCCTGCTGCGCTCCGCTCCTGGCGGCATCGTTGAGCTTGTCGCCCTCACCGCGCAAGCCGCCAACAAGCCCTTGCTTGATCTGTCGAATGAAGTCGAGCCGCTCGAATTAGAAAAGCTTGAATCGCTCGCCGATGGCTTGTTATGGTGCGAAGAGTTGGCACGGCTAAACCGTTTGCAGCAAAAAAATCTGTGCTTTGCCGCCGAACGATTAACTAAATATCGGTTGCGCCTGGTTGTTGGCACCACGCATGACGCGGCTAGCCTAGTGACGCACGGATGGGAAGAAAGCGACGTCAACCGCCTGTTCGAGTCTGTACTGGGTGTGCCCGCACTGGCTGAACTAAAAGAAGAAGTGCCCGACATTGCCACGCATTTGTTGAGTTTTTTGGCCGAAGAAGAAGCTGTTCCCCTGCGCCGCTTTTCCACCGGGGCGTTAAATACCTTGCGCCATCATTCGTGGGCCGAGGGCTACCCAGCCCTTCGCGCGGCGGTGAAATCACTTGCGGTGGCAGCGCTCAGCGAAGAAATTTCTGCCGAAGAAGTGCGTCAGCTTCTCGCCCCCGCAGGCGAGCCAGGCCAATTAAGACAACAACTAGCCCCAGAAATCATCCAGCAACCCTTACGCGAAGCGCGAGAAGCCTTCGAGCGCATTTACTTCGGACACCATCTCGCGCAAGTGGATGGCAATATGGTGCGTCTGGCAGAAAAAACCGGGCTGGAGCGCACACATCTTTATCGCAAACTTAAAGACCTCGGCTTGCGCTAG